cTGAAGTTATTTCTCAcatttctggtaatttttatttcaatcgtcACCTGGTGCTcgcggaataaataaatagataaaaatgTTACATAAGTTCGGCCTcagattttgatgatttaaTTACGAATTTAATCTCTGTAAATGTCTTCCCAATCTCTCCGACTCTCTGTAATGAAAGAATCCACTCCAATATCGGAGGATGCGATTGAGAATCCGAAAGTAATTGTATTCATCGaagttaaattaaaaattcctcaattCGACGAGATAGATTCTGCATTGGAATCGTTTCATTACAATAATCATTTGCATACTACCGTCGAGAGAatgattttctattgaaattcatGTCGTCAATTTCGCTTCAGTAATTGCATCACTCATTCTTAACAAATTATTGAGATAAGAAttcttggaaataaaaaattagaggaatcactttttattgataaatctcTCTCAATCGTTGGGATTGCAGCTGATTGCACATCGATGTATTCCCAGAAGGGTTGACCTCCTCAGGGTGTCCGGATTATTTACAGAGCttgaaatatcaaaaattgaaGATAAAGGTAAATACAACTGTCCGCGATGTTCGATTTATGATATTAAATTCTGCCGTCTATTTGAATGGCTCGTAATAAAGATCTACTGGCACAAACATTTGGAAATGTTGCCAAGAGTGCCCTCACGTCGATTTACCTCGGGTCAGTTGATAACTGGTGAATGCAGAGGCCAATAAAAACCCGATGGAGAAGTACGTATGGGTGAATTTCCCTGAATTACTCTAGAGGACTTGTTCCGGGCAATTTCGTAAAGTGAAACGATTTCGACGAATCATTTTATGCGAAGATTTGGAGACATTTTGGGTTTCAGATGGTAAAggctggggaaaaaaaatatttgggggTATAGCCCTGCAGATAGTCGTTGTATGACCTTCTGAGCTCCATAAACCCTTCCCACGATGTTGAACTGGTTCTGTAATCCTTCCACATCCTCATTATGACTTTCCCCTAATATCACCGCCTTCATAAAatctactgaattttttttatgacttcGTGCCCTTCGCAAGGCCTCCGCAGGGCCTCAGTTATATAGACTCATAAAATCTTACTTTTCTACGCCAccgtacattaaaaaaaaaacctcgtcACAATTCACATTTTCTGATAAACCCGGCACACCGTCAAAGCCATTCAAGTGCATGAAATGCAGAATCACCAATTCCAAAGTTCCCAAACACTTTCCCATCCGTCATTCTATCacacatataaaaaaaaatcgaatgaatgTGAAAGAGCTCCTGACAATAGTCCTGACACATTCATACCAAAGATCCATAAGATAACCCATGATTCCCTGATTCATTTTACTGTTACTGCTGCTTCGATTTTGAGATAAATGTCACTGGGGCTGAAAATTTTCGTTACCATCTAGTGCTACGATGACTCTCTCTCATGAAACTACTCGGTAATATCATTGCCCCCAATCTCCATCGTTATCCAACTGAACATCACCTCCTCGTAGACGAAAATCACTATTTACATAAAACCGTGCAAGTGTTTACACTGTAATCCTGGAGTAGTCGGCAAAGTGTACTCACCAGTTCCGGAGGGAACCCTATTAACTCTAGAGGACAACATCGGGTGGTTTTTCAACAGTCTGTGGTTGGAATCCCACTGACGAAGTGTAAGCTGCATGTAAGTTCGGATAGTTTCCACATTTCCTGTCCCATTTATGCGTAAATTAGTCAAACCTCATCAGCATTAGAGGGAATTAACGGTGCTAGTTCTATAGACTCTGGTAATTCCTTATTACCAATTATTCTACTTGTGCCATtccattatttctattttcagCCGTTTTTTAAATCAGTGGGGGTGAgattatttcaataatcaGATAGGACACGTACGTggtcatttaattaattccctgCTCGTGGGGGAACAATGTAATTGGAAATTTGGTGCATTAAATAAATGCTGACAGGTCGATAGATAGATAAATAGATGAACAtgagaattaattcattttaacCACCGGAGAACAAAACCTCCTGATCCTGCAGATTCCCTAGTCTgaccaaaaattgatttatctaCTGAACTATGACTCCTCGACACTTCACTCGTGATATCGCTGtcacaaaaaatgttatatcACTCGAATCATTTTCCAAATGAATCACAAATCTCATGATCACTTCGAACCGAAAAAGTGaatgtaattttcaaattaaaaatttatattgacATAGAAAGGTGACGTCGAGGGATTGCCTGGAGCCTCGAGAATTTATTCAGTGATCTCATTCACTAGAAAAGGATAATAATAAACTCCACAGAGTGACGATGGAATTACTTCTGCTGGCACTTCTCCTCCCCCACGTGCCACTTCACGTTCTCAGCGTCAATCacccgaatgaaaaatatcccaACGAAAGCTGGGCCATTTTATGGTTGAACACATTATGCAGTATGTGCGCTTACCGTCAACCCGGTGAGCCTCCCCGTACACCGAAACACCTGTCCCTGGAGGCTTATCCAACGAATCAATCACACCGGGTCGAGCATTTTATCTCGTTGGTGGCGAGAAATGCAGGCGCTGGCAGGAGCTGCGCATTTTCTGTGTCATTAACATCGGGTTTTCCCAGTGCAGATGGAGATGGGTTGACTGCGGTGAGACTTGTCGTATTGACTGTTGGTGGACTCAATGTACTTTTTGATGATGAGTTTCACTGGAGCAGAGAACCTGTACTAATTTTGCTGATTATGGATGGcgatggtgatgatgatgatgatgatgatgatgatgatgatgaccaTGTCCGGAGGCAGAACGTTATTGAACTCCTCTCCAACACTCTCCGAGGGATCTGGAAGACCTTCGGCATCTCCAATGTCTTCATTGCGCTGTCCAACGATGACCGAAGAGTCTGGACGTACGATCCGTTCTTCAGGGATGAggcaacgatgttgcatggaAGAGTGCGGGAGATGGTACTGGGGGAGCAAGACCTCTGTCCGGATCCTCCTTCGTACTTCAACGGATATGGCATCAAAGTCGCGATGTTTCACGCACCACCAGCGTGCGTCCTGAGGGGAAAAAGCAGGGGAATCAAGTCCCTCGATGACGCTCTCGGGCCGGACGGTCTGATGCTCCAGAGTTTTATTAATCACGTAAACCTGAGTGCGGTGATTTACGTGCCGAAGAAAAAATGGGGAACTGATCTGGGAAATGGAACGCTAACTGCGACGATGGGTCAGTAACTGGAGATGGCAATCTTTTGGCGAGGCATTGTCACTTGTATTTTGCTTGGTTTTGTTGTTGGTCGCTACGTGGGAATGGGGACAATTGTGGAGTGGGCAGGATGATGTATATCTTTTCTGTGATCCTATCAGAGGCGAAGTGGTTGCTTGTAGAGAGAATTTGTGGCTGATTGCGTTGGTGTGATTGAACGGAAATGACTATTtccggatgaaaaaaaaatccatagtagaggtatgaaaaatttaaagctACACTTTTTGCCTAAAAAATTGCAACAACTCTATAAATTTGCATAAAAAATACGGTAGAAGGAGAACGATAGGTTTGTGCTGAATATGTTTTCGTAAATATTTATGTATCGGCGATTTACTTATCAATTGACtgagtgaaaaatatatatgaaaaTTGACGAGATTCACGCTTTCATTTTTGCTGAGCACATGTGCAAAACTCCTGCAAGGAAACCCCCGATAATCCTAAAAAATCCGATAATCCCCAGGTGACGTAGCGACAAGACGATACGACATAAGCTTCAACACGAGGTACGTGAAAAATTATGCTCAGAGGGGAACACCGTCAGACGCGGTGGTATTTACGGAGCCCGTTGACGAGGATCGTGTGTGCATAATCGTCCCAGCCCCCCAGGAGATGCCCCGTTGGCGGCGGAGTTTCTCCCACTTCGATCCAACAATTCTGATGTGCTTCCTGATAGGTCTGGTGATCACCTCCCTCCTCTGGCGTATTCTGCAGTACCGAAGGGGTCGGCCACCACCGGGCTACCACGTGGTGTTCCTGGACACCATTCTGCTGTTCGTGGGATTGCCCGGGAAGCTGATGAAAATCCAGACCGAGAGGATACTCAATGGAATCCTCCTTTTCCTGGGGATGACCACCATGGGGGCATTCACCGGGGTTCTCTATCACTCCTCCACCAATCGCACGTTCTATCCGGCTATTAATACGTTGGAGCAACTGGATCACTCGGGTTTACTTGTTGGGGTCAATAATCCGGGCTTGCTGGACACCTTTGGCCCACCTGGAGAGGAACCGGGCCCTTTGGAGCGTTCGGTCCTCAAACGACTCAAGAGGAAATTCAAAGTGGGGACTTCTAACGACTCCCGGTCGTCGATTCAGAAAACTGCTGAGGAAAATATCGCTGCCATCTCCAGGTCGGTTCCACGAATTATTTACGAATAATTATTACAAATAATTTAGGATAATTTGACGGATCAGTTGTCGAAGCAGTAAAAAACCCAATAGCCTatattaatgattaatagccCTGCTGTCCCCCAGGTCCAACAGCTTCAGCGTCGACAGGCACCGTCATATCGGAGAGGATGGCAGAAGTCTTCTTCATCTTGTACCCGATTGTCCCCAGCGGTACTATCTAGCGTATCTGATACCCAGGAATTCGTTTCTCGAGGGATCGTTGAATCGCGTCATCCAGCGGATGAAGCAGGGCGGCTTC
This DNA window, taken from Diachasmimorpha longicaudata isolate KC_UGA_2023 chromosome 8, iyDiaLong2, whole genome shotgun sequence, encodes the following:
- the LOC135165642 gene encoding uncharacterized protein LOC135165642 — translated: MELLLLALLLPHVPLHVLSVNHPNEKYPNESWAILWLNTLCSMCAYRQPGEPPRTPKHLSLEAYPTNQSHRVEHFISLVARNAGAGRSCAFSVSLTSGFPSADGDGLTAVRLVVLTVGGLNVLFDDEFHWSREPVLILLIMDGDGDDDDDDDDDDDDHVRRQNVIELLSNTLRGIWKTFGISNVFIALSNDDRRVWTYDPFFRDEATMLHGRVREMVLGEQDLCPDPPSYFNGYGIKVAMFHAPPACVLRGKSRGIKSLDDALGPDGLMLQSFINHVNLSAVIYVPKKKWGTDLGNGTLTATMGDVATRRYDISFNTRYVKNYAQRGTPSDAVVFTEPVDEDRVCIIVPAPQEMPRWRRSFSHFDPTILMCFLIGLVITSLLWRILQYRRGRPPPGYHVVFLDTILLFVGLPGKLMKIQTERILNGILLFLGMTTMGAFTGVLYHSSTNRTFYPAINTLEQLDHSGLLVGVNNPGLLDTFGPPGEEPGPLERSVLKRLKRKFKVGTSNDSRSSIQKTAEENIAAISRSNSFSVDRHRHIGEDGRSLLHLVPDCPQRYYLAYLIPRNSFLEGSLNRVIQRMKQGGFVEFWKAMTNRQLLRQEFAAANEDEQLAEAKAFSVADMQSCLFILGVGLGVAYAVLVGEIILHRLKQRA